The region GGTGAAGATCTGCCGCTCGAGGTGTCGGTCCAATGGCGGAGACTGCTTCCTGTCCGGGGCGGCCATGATCAGATCTCCGAGACGTGGATAaggatggcggtggcttGTTATACTAATTGCTGTTGACAATGGTGGACTCTACAGGTGCCTGTAGAGATGAACACGATAATAGCATAAGATGAGttcgggtggtggttgtctgGTTGAAACGGGAGTTCAAGCGTCAGCGTGGTCGACGTCCAATCTCAGCAGGCAGCCCGCCTTCCATCTTTTGGGTTGCTCAAGGGGTGGCGGCACCTTCCACATTATTCCCGCTCAACCAGGCGCGAGGATCCCTCTTTCCACTTTTCTCCTGCAATTTTTCGTGACCAGAGTTGCAACAAGCTTTTCCTACTTGTGTCTTGGACAGACATGATGTTGTGGGAAGCCGCCGGCCTTGCTCCCGGATGACAAGCCATCTTTGCCTTGAACAAGGAGAACCTCCGAACCTCTCGATACAGGGTTAGGGAAGTTCCCCATCACCTACATCATCTTCCGTCTTTCCTTTTCGGTCCCTGTGACAACAATAAACTCCGAACTCTGGGCCGTAGCTCATGGTTACCACAAGATGGATCGGACTTAAGCTTAATTGTACCTACATCTCCCGCGAGATCGGTTGGCTTGTGTCTACAAGGGACATACTCGGCGCTCGTCATTCTAGATGGGGTTTATCAATGGTATCTCCAGAGCTGGGCCTACTACTGGCCAGAGCCATGTCAATCCACCAAAGAAGAGATGACATCTTTGGGGGTAGTTCCAATCGTACCTCTAGGACCCTTCAGTATGGGATCTTACATCCAGACAGCCACCTATTGGTCCCCGCATCGTGGCCTCGAATGTAACCGACGTCACGAAAATGAAACTCTCCGGCTTGAGTTCGGGAACTTCTGCATTTCCAGCCATACATACAGACGCCACCTGCCAGCCTCGCCTGTCACTACACCGAACACCATCCTTCCACAGCACAATCCAGCACATGGACGCTTCCCGTGTTGTGTCTCATGCCCCGGAATATGCCCCCAAAAGATCAACCAACTGGCCTCTCTATTGTCACATATTTCATTTCGATCCCGCCTCTCGCCAACATAGTTAACTCCGGTCCACGATGTCCATCAGAGGATCGGCTGCAACACAACATGTGGCACAGTGTACagacaaaaagaaacaaataTTGAAACCCAAGAACATGTGGGTCGCTGACTGAACAGATCTTGGATCAAAcatgcagcagcaacaacaatagCCAAAGGTCCCCTACTCTGATTACCCCTGACTTGCATCGCCAAGGCTCGGACTACATACAGCCCTTACAAATACGACCTGCTAACACCGAGACATGTGAGGGGGATACTGAACAGTGAAGACGCAGTAAACAAGTTTTCCGGTGCGTCCGGATATATTCGGCGGTTGCAATGCAcgcaaaggaaaagaaaagaatacCACGATAACAAACCAGGGCCCACGTGTTGGCTAACATACCTACGGACAGAGTCTTGGGTTTGGAGCTGCAGGATATGTACAAAAATGTCATattaaatacgtttacttATATCTACACTATGTACTGTGTATCAATGCCCAAAATACATACCGTTCGAACTCCATGCTATCCATACGTGTCCCTTGTTGCCTGGCGTACCTGCCCATGCCCCTTGTCCTGTTAGGCATTCCTTGTTATAACTCCATGACTTGATCCTAACCTCCCATACTAGAAATGACAATAACCCGCTAAAAGCTCAACAAATACAAACGAATGGGGGtatctcctccatctcgcAGTCCAAAGTATCAACCGCGTGGGTATCAtcactcctcctcaacctttcGAAAACCGCCCCTTGCTGGAGAAATACCTTGCTGGAAAGATACCTTGCTCGACAGATCTCTGGAGCCACTGGCGGCATCACCAAACTGACTGTGTATCGCGCACCAGAGTCCCAGTTCGGATCACCACCCAGaaatcacctccctctcctcaacctctccaccaccgtcccatTTCCCCGTAACCCATCCAACTCAAAATTCTTATACCAACACCCacactccccctccgccccatcAATCCCCCCAGCAGTCCCATTATCATTCCCCCCAAATAACCCCCTCaaatcaacccccctcccatccctaTAACAATCCGGcaccacacccccttccccatcctcaccacctcgtTGCacttccccaacctccaccaaaaaaggccaaaccctctcctccccttccttccccgccctccccgTAATCTCCGTCAGAataaccccccccaaatcctccgGCCAAGACGCCCTCTGCCGGGTGTATATCGCCGCTGACAAAACAGTAGTGTTAAACCAGCATTGtatcctctcctctcctctcccttctgTTCCATTGGTAGGAATCGACAAAGTGACTGGCTTGGGGTAGATAAGTGAAAAGACAAAACGTTCGTTGTATTGGTTAATATCGAGGTGTGTCAGTGTCAGGTTTTGGAATTGCGGACCGGTGGtgtgggatggggtggaggagatggtatAGCCTGAtctcggggagggggttatcGTCCAGTGGAATATCGCTGTTGATAATAACCGTGGTTGCGGTTGTTGTTCTGGGGAGGTGTAGCACTGCCAGGCGGTGGCCAGAGACGGAAAGGTGAGGCAAGCGGTGGAGGTATTAGTTAGAAGAGCAGTAGTGAAGGTGTAAGACCCCGAGGGGAAGAGGTtcgttggggagggggagtcgGACTGGGAGGTTTGGTTTCTATATAGAACAAGATATATTAGTTATAAAATGGCAAGCAGAAGAATAAgaccgagaagaagaaaaaaaagacgaaCCGTTTTCGCAACCCGATGGTCAAACCAACCGATAACCCGACTATCACCCCTACGACCAGCAAAACCCCAAACATCTTCCTATaccaccccttcctcgccaccGGTCCCtgatccctccccccccctcccaccacctcccgctGCGCAACCTCCATCTTTGCCGTCCCCGACGCCGGCCTATCCACCCCTCCCGAAACTGTCCCAAAAGGCGGCGGCGTCCTCGACCGATGACTACCGTGCACACTGCTCCCCTGCGAATTCGACCTCGAGACCGGTGGTCGTCGCGGCGACTTGGGCGGCACCCCCGGAGGCGGCGTGGTAGAGTGCACCACATCCTCGATAATCATCGGCAACGGCTGCGATAGCCGCGACGAGGACCGACTCCCGGGCGCCATTATAAATGGTGAACACTCCTCGACAGACGCGCCCGGGAGAGAGTCAAGgtgtgagggtgggggggagggaatgACGTTGTTGCGTGATGGAAGCAAAATAATGGTACTATTCCAGCACGATCAAATCCACCATCATCTAACCTCATCAGAAAAACAAAACCTCAATTCCAGCGAAAATAACACAAATGAatgaggaaggagaaaagAGTTGAAAAAAACCTCGGCATCAAACAAAATCAATAATACCAccacaagcaccaccaccacaagcaccaccgccacttACCTCTCTCACCACTGCGACCGTGATATCCCGCCGCTGCTCTCCCGCGCCTAGACGAGCAGAGGCAGATCATCCTTGTCCACAATTTCTCTTTGGTTTAGATAGTATCCTCATCCTTGTTCGCGCCGTAGcatttctcctcctcttcctcctcctagGGTGATCATTCTGGGCATGGGGCATGGGGGGGTTTTGTACATACATACGAAAGCGAAAATGCATgcaaccacccacaccccctcTTTGCAGAGCTGAAGTATCCAAACTGTCTAGACCCTTTGCCTCCCTCACCGAGGGATAAGGTCCCAGACCCGAGACATCAACCAGAGAGCATAATGATCCACAGGACTCTGGATCACGTTTCGGTTTCGGCGGATAATCCTCTGACCGACAAGACACACCATTGGGACGTTATCGCGGCGCCACGCAGGCATAGCGCCAAACCACCTTCACCGTTAGCCCAAGAGAGGATAGGCGCTCTCTTGACACAACTGTAAAAAAACGAAATTGCGATCTTCCCCGCAAATGCACAGtgccgagaagaagcttgGTCACTGCTGTAGCCATGAGGCGTAGAATTTCAACTCCCAAGATAAGCATCTTGACATCTTGATTGATAAGTACACATCCTCAACGCCCTAAGCTGAAGGTACTCCGTATCTCTGCATATACAGCTAAAGTCAAGTGGTATCCGCAAACAACAGGCTGAACAGCAAAAAAATACACATGAAAAGAACCATCATTTATCTTCATCGATGAACCCCATTCGTTCCTTGTTGGTCCCCTACTTTCTCCGGCCCTTGCTGCCTCCAAACTTCTTCACCCACTGGGCATCCCACGAGTCAAGTTCGACGGCGAACCTGCCTCTCTTCTCGAGCTgatcctccttcttgtcggCTCTCTTGTCAGGCTTGGTGAATCCTGGAGGCAGAAGACCGCCGCCTCTCCTAGCATGGACGTTAGCTGCCTCGATATCGCCGCAGTCTGGCCTCTTGAGCTTGTCGCCAAAAGTATCAGCTGCCCAGATAGCTACGCCGTTGGTCCAGCCGAACCCTTCGACAACCTCATATTcgcctcccccaccagccACATTCGTGGCGTTGTCGCTGTACTTCTCAAACATGGTTCCCTTCGCCTCTGGGGCTAGGCCTTGAAGCTTGGGCGTCTCGAAGGTTGAGCCACCGGTGGCATACCAGGTGCAGAAAGTGGAGTCGATGTAGCGTTGCGCGAGCTTCAAGCTCAGGTCCTGAACGGCCTGGTATGAGGAatcatcctcgccaaaggTAGGTGGTGTCTTGAGGAGGCCCTCCATCAAGACGTGCATCAAGGGAGGCCAGACATTAGGTTCGTCCCACTGCTGTCCAGTAAAATAGTTTGTGGAAGGGATCCCgccggccttctcctcgagcATCGCCGCAACTCTCGCATAGGCCCTTTGAACCGCCAAGGGGTTGTTcttgaggtggttgggggcCGCGCCTGTCCAGAACGGGAACAGTTGGCCAATCTGGAACGAAACCTGCTGTCCAGGAGGTGCCGGGCCAGTCTCCCTAGCTCTGACATCCTCATCGACGGGAATGAAGGTGTTTTGCGAGGCAGATGTGAGATTGTAGTCAAAGTACGACCACAGGGTTGAGTTCCACATGACGTCGTACATGGCCTGGCTTCTAGTCTTCGCCTTGGCAGCCCACTTCTCAGCTTCGGTCTCGTTGCCCTGCTGCTTGAGGAAGCAAGAGATGATCTCCTCGTTCTGGTAGAGAATCGAGTTCAACTCGACGGGAATAGTCTCAAGCACGTTGAGAGAACGGAGAGGGAAGTACTTGTCCTCGGCTGCGTCGAGAGGCGTGCGAAGCCAACGAGAGCTGTAGTCCCAGCCAGATTCCGCACCGCTTGCAAGGTTGGCGTagaccttttctttctcggtCTCGTTGAGGGGCGTTTTAACAGGATATATTATACCTGTCTCGGCATAGTAGCTCTCGTTGTTGGCTGTAATGTAGTCCTCACGGTAGGACTCGGGACGGGGCTGGTTGTTATTGACGAAGTATCTATTTTTGTTGTGagcctttttcttccttcatTTGGGTTGATCGCAGAGACTTACCTGTTGAGAGTGTACTTCTTGCCattcttctcaacctcaactGTCCGGTTAGTGGCCCAGAACTCGTGCTCCTTGATCAAAAGTGGCACTGCACGCTCCAGAATGCTTGTATCATTGGTGTGCTCGATGTACACCTTGACCATCAATGAGAGCACAGGTGGCTGACTGCGGTTCAGATAGTAAGCCCTGGCACCGTTGGGAACGAAGCCGACAGTGTCCACCAGGTCGAGGAAATTGAGGATGATGTTCTTGGAGATGTCCACAAAGGAACCACCGGTGCGCAGGAGACCTTCCAGAATCCAGTAGGAATCCCAGTAGTACGGCTCACGGAACCGGCCACCGGCAACCACAAAGGTGcggttgatggggatgaaAGAATTGGCGCATCCTGTGCAGTTGTTGGAACCACCCGCATATCGTCTTGTGAGGTCGGGCCAAATGTCAATAACCTTGCTCACGAACTCCCTGACGACTGGGTCCGCGACTCTCTCCAAGAAGACAGGGTCGGTCTCGAGTTCTTCCTTTGGAACCTCTTCCAACTCACCACCCGCGGGGGCAAAGTTCTCGCGGAAGAAGTTCTGCAGCTCAGTATTGTTACTGAGGGGCAGAGAGAGTTGCTTGAAGGCCTCCAGAACTTCATCCAAAGGCTTGGTAGTGGGCCTGGCGTTCCACAGTTAGAACATGTCTCAGACAGGCATGGATAAGAAGATTGTTTTCGATAAAACCTACATGTCGACGAATGTCTTGGAGTCGGAAAAGGGATGGGCAAGCTGGATGGCCTTGAGAACATCACCCTGGCAGTACAAGGGCGAGTCACAAGGCGCGACCACCGAGCCGTTTACCCAAAGAGCCTGAGGGGTGGCGACGACTGCGGTTGCCCAGATCGCGAGTGCAGCGCCTGCCACGAGGCCGCGATGCACCGGCGGTACCATTGTGAAGGCTGTTCACACACGCTTGGGTACTTATGCGGCTATAATTGTGAGATGAAGAGGCAGGGGTGGAGTGagggtgctgttgttgttcagTCGGTCAGTGCTGAAGAAAGTCTGACTCGGCGATCGGAGAGTGTGATGGGAGAAGGAATAAGCAGGGCAGGGTGGGCAGGAAGGAACTCAAGAGTGGTCGATATGGGGGGCAGACAGACACAAGATATAAAGTGGGCAGGAGCGGGCAGGAGCGGGCAGGAGCAGGGTCGGCAGGGGCACGAGAACAGGCCCGGGGATGGGAGTGACAAGATCGGACAGAAGGCAGGCCGTCTTGGGCTTCTGCTCTCTTCTATACTTTCCACCTTGCACTCACAAGAGAGGCAGGCGCGTCTGGGAATGGTGGTGTCGTCAAGCCCAGAAATCAGCACTTTAATAATTCTGCAGGGCAGCTGCCAGTTCTGCATGCAGTCAAGGTTGCAATAAGCTTGCCGTGCCTTCCACTTCATCATAGCAGGCCACGCCAGACAAGCGAAGAGAAGAATTGGGACGAAATACCAGCAGAGTCACGCTGATCTCGATCCCAGATTCCAGGTTCCGTGTCTTGCCCATGTCTTTTCCAGGTTGTCGTCAAAGGTGGGCTTTCCTTGGCATGCTCCTCATGATCgtcatctctctctctctcttgccCATTGTTTCtccaactttttttttctgccgCATTGAGATCCATCATCCATTGATTCGTTGTGTTCCCGATCAGGTACCTTTTAACCTCCATTGCGGCCAATTTGATGCTTGTGTGCCCCGGACGAGAACGGTTGTGCATTCCTCCCACACGAGG is a window of Podospora pseudopauciseta strain CBS 411.78 chromosome 1, whole genome shotgun sequence DNA encoding:
- a CDS encoding hypothetical protein (EggNog:ENOG503P61T; COG:S); the protein is MAPGSRSSSRLSQPLPMIIEDVVHSTTPPPGVPPKSPRRPPVSRSNSQGSSVHGSHRSRTPPPFGTVSGGVDRPASGTAKMEVAQREVVGGGGRDQGPVARKGWYRKMFGVLLVVGVIVGLSVGLTIGLRKRNQTSQSDSPSPTNLFPSGSYTFTTALLTNTSTACLTFPSLATAWQCYTSPEQQPQPRLLSTAIFHWTITPSPRSGYTISSTPSHTTGPQFQNLTLTHLDINQYNERFVFSLIYPKPVTLSIPTNGTEGRGEERIQCWFNTTVLSAAIYTRQRASWPEDLGGVILTEITGRAGKEGEERVWPFLVEVGEVQRGGEDGEGGVVPDCYRDGRGVDLRGLFGGNDNGTAGGIDGAEGECGCWYKNFELDGLRGNGTVVERLRRGR
- a CDS encoding hypothetical protein (COG:G; CAZy:GH37; EggNog:ENOG503NTZ8), encoding MVPPVHRGLVAGAALAIWATAVVATPQALWVNGSVVAPCDSPLYCQGDVLKAIQLAHPFSDSKTFVDMPTTKPLDEVLEAFKQLSLPLSNNTELQNFFRENFAPAGGELEEVPKEELETDPVFLERVADPVVREFVSKVIDIWPDLTRRYAGGSNNCTGCANSFIPINRTFVVAGGRFREPYYWDSYWILEGLLRTGGSFVDISKNIILNFLDLVDTVGFVPNGARAYYLNRSQPPVLSLMVKVYIEHTNDTSILERAVPLLIKEHEFWATNRTVEVEKNGKKYTLNRYFVNNNQPRPESYREDYITANNESYYAETGIIYPVKTPLNETEKEKVYANLASGAESGWDYSSRWLRTPLDAAEDKYFPLRSLNVLETIPVELNSILYQNEEIISCFLKQQGNETEAEKWAAKAKTRSQAMYDVMWNSTLWSYFDYNLTSASQNTFIPVDEDVRARETGPAPPGQQVSFQIGQLFPFWTGAAPNHLKNNPLAVQRAYARVAAMLEEKAGGIPSTNYFTGQQWDEPNVWPPLMHVLMEGLLKTPPTFGEDDSSYQAVQDLSLKLAQRYIDSTFCTWYATGGSTFETPKLQGLAPEAKGTMFEKYSDNATNVAGGGGEYEVVEGFGWTNGVAIWAADTFGDKLKRPDCGDIEAANVHARRGGGLLPPGFTKPDKRADKKEDQLEKRGRFAVELDSWDAQWVKKFGGSKGRRK